The Sandaracinobacteroides saxicola nucleotide sequence TGCGCCGCCGCCTCCTCCTCGCTCAGCAGCCGCCGCCGCACCCCCGCCAGCACCGCCTCGTCCGCGCGCGGAAATGCCGGCAGCGCGAGCAGTAGCGTCTCGGCCACCGCCGCCCCCAGGTCGATCGCCCCGCCCTCGATCGGCACCACATCCAGCTCGTCGTCGGCCAGCTCCACCTCCTCGCCGGGTGCCAGCACCGCGAAGCGCAGGCTCACCGCCTCGTCCACCTCCGCCACCACCGGCTCGCCCGACACCACGCAGGCCTGCACCGCGCGCCCCGTCACCCGCCCCGTCGCCACCGCGCCGTCGGCCGTCCGCGCCACCTCCAGCACCGCCTCCAGCCGCTCCAGCGCAATCAGGTCGTACCGCGCCGCCAGCGCCGCCCGCTGCCTGTCATCCGCCGCCATCCGATAGGGTTGGGCGGTCGCGCCCAAGCGCTCCAGCGGCACCCGCAGCTCAAAATCGCCCATTCAGCAGCGCCTCCCCCGGCAGCGCGTCCAGGCGCGCCTTCAGCGCCACCACCGCCGCCGCCAGCTCCGCCGGCGCCGTCTCATCGGGCGCCGCCCCGCGCCACACATTGCGCACCAGCGCCGCCGCCAGCGCCGCCCTGTCCGCCTCCGGCTCCAGCGCCCGGCGATAGCCGTCGATCCGCCCGCCCAGCGAGCCGGTCACCTTCCCCATATGCTTGCCGATCACCATGTCGCCGATGCCCAGTTGCCGCAGGCTCCCGTCCATGTCGTCCACGAAACTCTCGGTCAGCCAGGCGCTGTCCTGCAACGCCCCCTCGCGCTCGAACCGCAGCATCACCAGGCTCGTCACCAGCGCCACCATGTCGAACCGGCCATCCACCGTGTCCGGCACGCCGTGGCGCAGATACCAGCGCTCCTCCCGCGCCACGCGCACAATGGCGTCCCACAGGTCGGCGCGCTCGCGGCGCTTCGGCGTGAACAGGCGGGTCAGGAATGACATGGTCTTGCCGTGCCGCAGCGCCTTCCCTATGGCAAGCGCACAGGTGGGCCGCGACCGGGCGGAGCAAAGGGTGTGTCGATGCGTCTCATGTTGATCAGTGCGGTGCTGGCCGCGGGCCTGCTCCCGGCCTGCACCCGCATTCCCATCTCCGAAGGCTATGTCGCGGACGAGCAGCTGCTCGCCTCGGTGCAGCCCGGCGTCGACAACAAAAGCTCGGTGCAGCGCACCCTGGGCCGCCCCACCATGGCCGCCCAGTTCGACGGCCGGCAATGGTATTACATCAGCCGCAACTCGAAACAGCTCGCCTTCCTCCGCCCCGTCCCCAGCGCGCAGAGCATCCTGATCATCACCTTCGATGCCAAGGACGTGGTGCAGAAGGTCGAACGCCGCGGCCTGGAACAGGTCGCCAGCATCACCCCCAACCCCGACAAGACCCCCACGCTGGGCCGCGACGAAAGCCTGCTCGACGACCTGTTCGGCAACATCGGCCAGTTCGGCGGCGTCCCGGCCGGCGGGCCGCCGCAATAGGCCAAGGCGGCTCGCGCTTTGAAGGACCGTCGGTCCGAAACGCGCGAGACTCGCCGCAGTGCCCGGCCGGCATGCAGGCGAGCCGGCTCGCCTGACATGGCCGACGAGTCGGCTCCGCCGACATTTTCTTTCTTTTCTTCACCTCCCAGCGGACTCGGTGGCTTCGCCGCCGGCCGCATCGGCAAGGCCCCCACACGTATATCCTCTGAGTACAGTGAACAGAAAAGGGCAACCCCGCGTCAGCGAGCCGGTGTAGCTGCCACACCCCTCCTGCGCTGCGAAGCAGACAGCGGGAGGGGCGACTCGGCGACAGCCGAGCGGGGGTGGGTGCCTCCTCCGCATGAGTGCACCACCCCCCTAAACCCCCAGATCCCCCTGCACCTTCGCCTCCACCGGCGCCGCCTTGAACATCGCCGCGCTCACATTCGGGATCAGCGGCCGCTTGCCCGCGAACAGCTCCGCCAGCGTCAGGATCTGGATGCGCGGCACTTTCGCATGCAGCCCGGTCTCGAAAAACCCCGCCGCTGCCGCCCTGCTTTCCATCTCCTTCGTCGGCAGCGCCGCCATGATCAAGATGCCCAGCGCGGCCTTTTCGCGGCCGATGGTCTCCACCAGCTCCGACACAAAGCCGACACCGCGCGTGGCGCCGCCCTTCACCGAGATGATCGCCTTTTCATGGGTCATCTTGCCGGAACCGTCATACCCGTTGAAGAACATCAGCCCGTCGATGCCGCCGTCCGCGCCCTTCTGCCCGCCCTTCCACGGCCGCCCGCCAATCCAGGTCACCACCCATTTCTGGAACTCATGCTTGTCCCGCTCGGCCAGCAGCTGTGCCGAGGCCAGGTCCTTCGGCAGCCCCTCCGTGACGAAGGAAATCCCCGGAAACGCATCCCGCAACCGCTTCTCGATCAGCGCGATCGACAGGTGCGTGATGTCGATCCCGATCCACTTCCGGCCCAGCTTCTCCGCCGCATGCACCGCCGTCCCGCAGCCGCAGAACGGGTCCAGCACCACATCGCCGGGATTGGACGAAGCGGAAATGATGCGCTCCAGCAGCGCAAGCGGTTTCTGCGTGGGGTAGCCGAGGCGTTCTTGGGCGGACGCATGAATGGGAGGCAAGTCATCCCAGGCATCCGTCAACGGAACTCCGGGGCTCTCGTCTAAGTATATCTTTTTTCTCAATCTCGCATCAGCTTTGGCGGGGAAAAAGAGGCGGTTCTCGGCATCAAGCTGCTGCATAACGGGCAATGAAACCTTCCACCCATTCCGGTGAGGTTTATAAACTCTGCCATTGCTAGCATGAAAATCATACGTCAGATTTGGACGTATTGAAGGATTTACCAAATCTGATCGTCGAAACCTACGACCATCAGAGTCAAAATGTACAAAATGCTCTGCGATATATTCCTCACTATATGGCGTATATAGCTGATTCCAGATCGCCGATTCAGATTTAACGTACAGTAGAATGACATCGTGGACAGCAGCCAGCTTCCGCGTCGCATTTGAATGTGCGCTAGTGCGCTTCCAGATAATTTCATTCCGGTAGTTCTCTACCCCGAACGCCGCATCCAGCAGCAACTTCAGATAATGGCTCGCCGTCGGATCGCAGTGCAGATACAGGCTGCCCGTCGGCTTCAGCACCCGGTGCAGCTCCACCAGCCGCGCCGACATCATCGCCAGATAGGCCATCATCGCATTGTCGTGCAGGAACCCGCGCAGCGCCTGCAACAGCTGCGCCACGTCGGTATTCCCCTCGCGCAGCACCCGCTCATAGGCCGCCTCGGCCGAAACCCCCCAGGCCCACGTGTCCTCGAACGCCTCGATCTGGCTGTCCGCCGTCTTCCCGTCCGGCGACTTGAACAACTGGCTGTAGGTCGCGTTCGAATTGAACGGCGGGTCCAGGTAAATCAGGTCCACGCATCCGTCCGGAAACACCGCCGCATTCGCCAGCCAGTCCAGATTGTCGCCATAATAAAGCCGGTTCACCATGTCCCCGACCATGCCGCGCCCCGCCCCGGAAAAACAGTTGCATTTTTCAACGCAATCTGATAACCATATGGGTTAATAACCCTCATCTTCGACCGACCCGCTGTCAACCCCCATACCGCCGCCCTGCTGAACCTGGTTCAGCATCCATCGCGCCACCGATCCCCGACGCCGCGCAAAAACAGCCCTTTTCCGCTAACCCCTTGATTCAGGCTGTCACTTTTTGCGAAAAACCTTCCAAGTTTCCTACCCGCAACAAACCAACACCCCCCGTCACCCCGGGCTCGACCCGGGGCCCCGTCACCCCGGGCTTGACCCGGGGCCCCACACTATCGGCTCCAGCGCCAAAGCCCCTCCCCCGCCTGCGGGGGAGGTGTCAGGCAAAGCCTGACGGAGGGGGCCAGCGCGTCTGCACCAACCCCGAACCATCGCCCCTGCGCGGCCAAGCCGCGCGAACTCGGGCAGCAGGCGGGGCGGAGAGCGTGAGAAGAAGAAAAGAAAGAACAAAAAAGCGGGCAAAGCCCGCTTGTCGGACGTGTCGGTTGGACACGGCCAACCGCACGCCGGCCAGGCCTGCGGCGAGTCTGGAAATAGCGCTGCGCGCTATTTTCAGCCGCCTTCGGCCAGGTCCCTCGCCACCCGCGGGTCCCGCAACAACGCATCGATCTTCCCGCCCACGGCATAGCTCTCGTCCAGCCGGAAATGCAGCTCGGCGGCATATTTGGTGTTCACCCGCCGCGCCACCTCGCCCTTCAGGCTTTTCGACACGCGGTTCAGCGCCTTCAGCACCTTCGCCTGCGCCGCCTCGTCGCCCCCCACCGGCATCACGAACGCGGTTGCATGCCGCAGGTCGGGCGACACGCGCACCTCGCTCACCGAGATGATCGCCCCCTCCAGGTCCGGATCGCGCGCCTCGCCACGTGCCAGCAGGTCGGCCAGCACATGGCGCATCGCCTCGCCCACCTTCAGCAGGCGAACCGATGGTCCCAAGGGCGCATCACCGCGCTTCATCCGTTCACAAACTCCGCAGCCGTTCCTCGATGTCGAACGTCTCGATGATGTCGCCCACGGCGATGTCCTGGAAACCCTCCAGCCCGATGCCGCATTCGAAGCCCTGGCGCACCTCGTTCACATCGTCCTTGAACCGCCGCAGCGAAGCGATGCTGCCGGTATAGACGATGACATCGTCGCGCAGCACCCGGGCGCGCAGGTTGCGCTTGATCAGTCCCTCCTGCACCATCACGCCGGCGGCCTTGCCGAACTTGCCGGCCTGGAACACTTCGCGGACCTGGGCACGGCCCACCACCGTCTCGAAATATTCCGGACCCAGCTTGCCCGCCATGGCGAGCTTCATCTCGTCGAGCAGGTCATAGATGATGTCGTAATATTTCAGCGCCACGCCCGCCTGCTGCGCCGCCTCCCGCGCCTTGGCATTCGGCCGCACGTTGAAGCCGATGATCGGCGCGCCCGAAGCCCGCGCCAGCGTCACGTCGGATTCGGTGATGCCGCCCACGCCCGAATGCAGCACCCGCACCTTGATGTCATCGGTGGACAGCTTGTTGACCGCCGAGACGATGGCCTCGACCGAACCATGGACATCGGCCTTGATGACGCAGGGGAACTCCACGGCCTTCGTCGCGCTGATCGCCGAGAACATCGATTCGAGGCTCGCCGGCGCAGACGTTGTCCGCTTCGCCGTCGCCACCTGCTGCCGATAGAGCGCCACCTCGCGGGCCCGCGCCTCATTCTCCACCACGGCCAGATTGTCGCCGGCCATCGGCACCCCGGTCAGGCCGAGCACCTCCACCGGCACCGACGGCCCGGCCTCCTTCACCTGCTGGCCCTTGTCATTCACCAGCGCGCGCACCTTGCCGCTTTCCGTGCCCACCACGAAGATGTCGCCCGTGCGCAGCGTGCCGCGGCGAACAAGAACCGTCGCCAGCGGCCCCTTGCCCTTGTCCAGCTTGGCCTCCACCACCGTCGCTTCCGCCATCCGGTCCGGATTGGCGCGCAGCTCCAGCAGTTCGGCCTGCAACAGGATCTTGTCGGTCAGTTCATCGAGCCCGGTCTTCTTCAGCGCCGAGACCTCGACATCCTGCACCTCGCCGCCCATCGCCTCGACCTGCACGTCATGCTGCAACAGTGCGGTGCGGATCTTGTTGGCATCGCTGCCCGGCTTGTCCATCTTGTTGATCGCCACGATCATCGGCACGCCGGCCGCCTTGGTGTGGTTGATCGCCTCGATCGTCTGCGGCATCAGCCCGTCGTCACCGGCGACCACGATCACCACGATATCGGTGATCGTCGCGCCGCGTGCCCGCATCTCGGTAAAGGCCTCGTGCCCCGGCGTGTCCAGGAAGCTGATCTTCGCGCCCGATTTCAGCGTCACCTGATAGGCGCCGATATGCTGCGTGATGCCACCGGCCTCGCCGGCCACCACATCGGTGCCGCGCAGCGCATCCAGCAGGCTGGTCTTGCCATGGTCGACATGGCCCATGATCGTCACCACCGGCGGCCGCGGCTGCAGGTCGGTATCCACGTCCGCCTCGCCACCCACGCCGATTTCCACGTCGCTGTCGGACACGCGCTTGATGATGTGGCCGAACTCGGTCACCAGCAGCTCGGCGGTGTCCTGGTCGATGGTCTGCGTCGCCGTCACCGGCGTGCCCATCTTGAACAATGTCTTCACAAGGTCGGAGGTGCGCTCCGCCATCCGGTTCGCCAGCTCCTGCACGGTGATCGCCTCGGGCACCTGCACCTCGCGCGGCTGCCGCGCCGGCGCCGCGCCGGCACCACCGCCATGGCTGCGCCGGTCCTTCTCCCGCGCCCGCTTCAGGCTGGCGAGCGAGCGCGCGCGGAAGCCATTGTCATCCTCGCCCAGCGCGCGGGTGATGGTCAGCTTGCCACCCTGGCGCCGATCGTCGACGCGCGGCCGCGCCGGCTTGGCCGGCGGTTCCGGCGCACGGCGGGGGGCCAGCGGCGCGCGCGCCACGGGCGCACCGCCCCGCGGGCGTTCCTCCTCCGCTTCCGCCGCCGCCACCGCCTCGGCCGGTGCCTCCACGGCGGCCTTCGCCGCCCGTTCCGCTTCCGCCGCGGCGGCCGCCGCCGCTTCGGCTTCGGCCCGTGCCTTTTCCTCGATGCGGCGTTTTTCCGCTTCCGCGGCCTCCGCCCTGGCGCGCTCCTCGCGCACCCGCATGTCCTCGGCGATGCGCAGCCGCTCTTCCTCGGCCTGGCGCAACATCATCGCCTGCCGCTCCTTGGCAGACATCGATCCCATCGCCGGCATCACCGGGCGGGGCGGCGGCGCCGGGACGGGCGCGGGTTTCGGCGGCGCGGCCACGGGCGCGGGCGGCGCCACGGGTGCCGGCGCTTCCACCATTTCCTCGGCCACGTCGGCGTCAACCGGGTCCCCCGGCTTGCGGAACACGCGCTGCTTCTTGGTCTCCACCACCACCTTGTGCGTGCGGCCATGGCTGAAGGTCTGTTTCACCTGGCCCACCTCCACGGTGCGCTTCACCCCCAGCTGGGGACGGAGGCCGAGTTTGGGCTTGTTGTCTTCGGTCATGCTTCGTCTTCTGCCTTCAGCGGGGCCGCGGCCCCTTCATTATCCATGATTTCGCCGCACCATGCAGCCAGCCGGGCGACATCGGCCATGATCCGAGCCGCCGCGCTGCTGTTGGTGACACCAAGATGCACCGTATTGTCACGTCCCAGCGCGCGCGACAAGGCGAGCCGGTCGATCGGCAGACGAACGGGCGCAATCGCCTCCCCCACCCGCGCCGCCTGCGCCAGCTTGCCCGCGCCATCCTCCGCCGCGTCGGCGGCGTGGAACAGCGCGAACAGCTGCCCCCGCCGCACGCCTTCGCCCAGCCGGTCGCTGCCGAACATCAGATGCCCGGCGCGATGCTCCAGCCCCAGCCGCTGCAACAGCCGCGCCCGCAACCCAGCATCGATGCGCTCGACCAGATCGTCCGGCACCGACGTCGGCGCGCGCAGCGCCCGCGTCAGCAGGCCGGACAGTTTCCGCGGCGCCACCGCCGCCAGCAGCGAACGGTCGGGCACGATCCACGCCCCGCGGCCCGGCAGCTTCGCCGCAAGGTCCGGCCAGGCCGCGCCATCGGGCCCGCGCACCAGCCGGATGAAGGCGGCGCGGTCACCGGTGGCGCGCGTCAGCACACAGGTCCGGGTCGGACCTGCCTCGCTCGCGTCGCCTTCCTCAGGGCTTAGGAGGGTCTCATCGGGGACCATGCGTCAGAACGCCCTCCCCGATGGTGAAACGGGCGCGCATCAGGCGGCGTCCTCCTCGAACCAATGCTTGCGCGCCGCCATGATGATCGCGTTGCCATCGTCCTGGCTGATGTTGAACATCGCCAGGATGCCGGCCGGAATCTCCCGCCGCTTGTCGCCTTTGCCGATCAGCTCGTCGGTGGACAGGTCGGCCAGGTCGTCGAGCGTCTTGATCCCCTTCTGCCCCAGCCGCACCAGCATCGCTTCGGTCAGCCCGGGGATTTCGCTCAGCGCATCCTCCACGCCCAGCGCGCGCCGTGCCTCGCGGAAGCCGGCCTCGCGCCGCTCGATGGCGTCGTTCGCCCGCTCCTGCAGCGCGCCTGCCAGCTCCTCGTCGAAGCCCTCGATCTCCGCCATCTCGGCAAGCTCGACATAGGCGACTTCTTCCAGGCTGGTGAAGCCCTCGGCGACCAGCAGTTGCGCCAGCGTCTCGTCGACATCCAGCTCGCGCTGGAACAGTTCGCTGCGCTCGACGAACTCCTTCTGCCGCTTCTCGCTCTCCGCCGCCTCGGTCATGATGTCGATCTGGTGGCCGGTCAGCATGCCGGCCAGCCGCACATTCTGGCCGCGCCGGCCGATCGCCAGGCTCAGCTGGTCATCGGGCACCACCACCTCGATGCGGGTGTCCTCCTCGTCGATCACCACCTTGCTCACCTCGGCGGGCTGCAGCGCGTTCACCACGAAGGTCGCGGTTTCCGGCGACCAGGGGATGATGTCGATCTTCTCGCCCGCCAGTTCCTGCACCACCGCCTGCACGCGGCTGCCGCGCATGCCGACGCAGGCACCCACGGGGTCGATGCTGCTGTCGCGGCTGATGACCGCGATCTTGGCCCGGCTGCCCGGATCGCGGGCGCAGGCCTTGATCTCGATGACGCCGTCATAGATTTCCGGCACCTCGGCGGCGAACAGCTTCTTCATGTAATCGGGGTGCGCGCGGCTGCAGAAAATCTGCGGCCCGCGGTTTTCGCGCCGCACCAGCGTGATCAGGCTGCGCACCCGGTCGCCCACGCGCAGCATCTCGCGCGGGATCTGCTGGTCGCGGCGGATCACGCCCTCGGCGCGGCCCAGGTCCACGACGATGTGGCCGAATTCCACCCGCTTCACCACGCCGGTGATGATCTCGCCCTGCCGGTCCTTATATTCCTCATATTGCCGCTCGCGCTCGGCATCGCGCACCTTGGTCACGATCACCTGCTTCGCCGCCTGCGCCGCAATCCGCCCGAACTCGATGGGCGGCAGCGGATCGATGACATAGTCGCCCAGCTTGGCGTCCTTTTCCTTCGCCTGCGCATCCGCCAGGCTGATCTGCTTGAAATAATCCTCGACGAACTCGACCACCTCCAGCACGCGCCACAGCCGCAGGTCGCCGCTGCGCGGATCGATCTTCGCGCGGATGTCGTTCTCGGCGCCATAGCGGGCGCGGGCGGCGCGCTGGATGGCTTCCTCCATCGCCTCGATCACGATCATCCGGTCGATGCTCTTCTCGCGCGCGACGGCGTCGGCGATCGCGATCAGCTCGGCGCGGTTGGCGGAAATCGGGTTCATTCGGTCATCCCTCTTCTTCGATGATATCATCAGCGCCGCTCGCGTCCAAGGGCGCGGTTTCGGCGATCAGCTTGTCGGTCAGCAGCAGCTTGGCGGTCCGGATCGCGGCAAAAGGCAGCGCGATCGGCCCCAGCCCCTCGGCCTCGAGGCGAATGTCATCGCCCTCCGTCGGCAGCAGCGGCCCCTGAAAGCGCTTGCGGGCCGCCCCGTTGAACGGCAGCGGCTCCGAAAGGTCGATGCGCGCCACATGCCCCACCCAGCGGTCGAAGTCGGCCAGGCGGGTCAGCGGCCGGTCGATGCCCGGGGAGGAGACCTCCAAACGGTATGCCGCCTCGATCGGGTCCTTCTCGTCCAGCATGGCCGACAGGGCACGCGACAGCCGGGCGCATTGCTCCAGTGTCATCTGGCCGGTCGCCGGGTCTTCCGCCATCACCTGAAGCGTCGGCGCCCGCTCGCCGCCGATCATGGCGACGCGCACCAGCGCGAAGCCGGTGGCGGTCACCACCGGTTCGATCAACGCCTTCAGCTTCTCGTCGCCCAAAATCCTGCCTCGTGCCAAAAGCCCTCCGGCGCCGGAGGCGCTGTGCCGTCCGACTTCCCTGCGGGCCTGCTTGTTGGAAGTGACGGCGATATAGGCCCGCCCGTGGCGCGGCGCAACACCCATCGACAGGAAAAACCCCCGGCGACAGGCGCCGGGGGTTTTGAGCGGCAAAGGCCGGCTGCCGTCAGTTCGCCGAGGCCAGCGCACTGCGGCGGGCGATCAGGCCTTCCGCCCATTTCTGCGCCTTGCCCATCGATTCCAGGCGGCAGCGGCGCAGGTCCTGCGTGTCGCTCAGGTTGCGGACGTCGCTGTCGCTGCAGGCCGCCTTCACCGCCACCGCGATCCGGCTGTTCAGGGCGGCGATGCCCTCGACGCTGGCCAGGTTGAGGTCGCCGGTTTCGACGGCGATGCTCTTGGCCGGCCCGGCCTGCACCGGCAGGGCGGCCACCGAAACCAGGGCGGCGGCGATCATCAGGTTGAACTTGGTCATGGCGTGATCCTTCTCTGTCCCCGCCGGATCCGCTGGCTGCCCGGGATTGGGCGGTGCGTTCGGCGTGGCACCCTTGTCGGCCCTGCCCGCCCGACGAGACAGGGACGCAGGCCGTTCATTGCCCGACCGCCACCCGATCAAATCCCGATCCGGCGCTTTTCTTTGACTTTCGGGGTTGTTTCCGCCTCTAGTCGCGCATCGCAGGGGGCGTCGGGACGGGTGTGAGCGGCAGCGAAAAACGCATCATCTTGGCCGACGAGCCAATCTTCACGCTGGGTTCGACCATCGTTGACCCGGCCGGGCTGCGCGTGACGGGAGCGGACGGTGTTCACCACAGCCTGCAACCCCGAACCATGCAGGTGCTGGTCGCGCTGTTCCACCAGGCCGGCACCACCGTCAGCCGCGAATCGCTGAACCAGAGCTGCTGGGAAGGCCGCATCGTGGGGGAGGATGCGATCGACCGTGTGCTGGTGCAGCTGCGCAAGCTGGCCCATGACAGCGGTGGTTTTCACCTGGAAACGATCCGCGGCGTCGGTGTCCGCCTGCTGGCACAGGCGGCGACCACGCCCGCGCCGGCGCCTGCCGGCAGCCCGCCGCCCGCGACGGCCGCCGCGGCCGTCGAACCGCTGGCAGCCCCCGTGCAGCCGCCCGCGGCCCCCACCGCTGCTTCCGTCGAAACACCCCTGTCCTGGTGGAAACCGCTTCGACTCTACGTTGCGGGGCTCCTCCTCCTGCTGGTCGCGGCCGGCGCATGGTGGGCGCTGCGGCCGGCGGGCGGCAACGCCGACGCCGTGCTGGTGCTGCCGTTTCAGGACATGTCGCCGCGCCGCGACCAGGCCTGGTTCGCCAACGGCGTGGCGGAGGAAATCCTCAGCGCGCTGTCGCGCGACCCGCGCCTGCGGGTGATGGGCCGCACCACCGGCGAATCGCTGCGGGCCCGCGCGCTCGACCTGGCGACCCTCCGCGCGCAGCTCGGCGTGGGGCATGTGCTGGAGGGCAGCCTGCGGCAGGCGGGCGGGCGCATCCGGGTGGCGGTGCGCCTGATCGACACGCGCGACGGCACCGAACGCTGGACCGAGAGCTTCGACCGGCCGGACGGCGACATTTTCGCGGTGCAGGACGAAATCGCCCAGGCGGTCGCCAGCCGGCTGGGCGGCACGCTGGACGCGGTCGAAACCCGACCGGCCACCCGGTCGGTACCGGCGCACGACGCCTTGCTGCGCGGCCAGCAGCTGGTCAACCTGTCCGGCGACGAAGCGACCTGGCGGGCGGCGCTGGCGCAGTTCGAC carries:
- a CDS encoding tetratricopeptide repeat protein encodes the protein MADEPIFTLGSTIVDPAGLRVTGADGVHHSLQPRTMQVLVALFHQAGTTVSRESLNQSCWEGRIVGEDAIDRVLVQLRKLAHDSGGFHLETIRGVGVRLLAQAATTPAPAPAGSPPPATAAAAVEPLAAPVQPPAAPTAASVETPLSWWKPLRLYVAGLLLLLVAAGAWWALRPAGGNADAVLVLPFQDMSPRRDQAWFANGVAEEILSALSRDPRLRVMGRTTGESLRARALDLATLRAQLGVGHVLEGSLRQAGGRIRVAVRLIDTRDGTERWTESFDRPDGDIFAVQDEIAQAVASRLGGTLDAVETRPATRSVPAHDALLRGQQLVNLSGDEATWRAALAQFDAAIRADPDYAAAHAARAGALSAIAGQFDDEQQAPRRNRAALEAAQTAVRLAPDLADAHAALAYVLERGQLDVRGAARAYDRAYALAQGDPDLLIRFGIFNVRVGDATRGLAALQRASALDPYNPRAWRALGTALYQSRRFADSIPAFDSALRLSPGMAAGHAYRGDALLMLGRVAEARASYAAETTGWAQLAGLAIVEARSGNRPASDSALASLRRIPGAGYQVAQVLAQRGEAAAALAMLETAHAARDPGMLNLRNDPMLDPLRGDPRFRALLARLGIG